The Methanomassiliicoccales archaeon genome includes a region encoding these proteins:
- the pstB gene encoding phosphate ABC transporter ATP-binding protein PstB — MTTAIHTDDLHVYFEKNHALKGVNMDIRKNEVTSVIGPSGCGKSTFIRCINRMNDLIPGCTVKGKVIVDDQDVNSDEVDVVDVRRRIGMVFQKPNPFPKSIYENVAYAPRLHGVTEEVNGKIRRRKHTKKELDEIVERSLRRAALWDEVKDRLDKGGMSLSGGQQQRLCIARTLSIDPEIILFDEPCSSLDPIATAKIEDLLVDLKNDYTVVIVTHSMQQAARISDRTAFFYLGDMIEMGETKQIFEKPQKELTEHYITGRMG, encoded by the coding sequence ATGACGACCGCAATCCATACTGACGACCTGCACGTATACTTCGAGAAGAACCACGCCCTGAAAGGCGTGAACATGGACATACGGAAGAACGAGGTGACCTCGGTCATCGGCCCTTCTGGGTGCGGCAAATCGACGTTCATCCGCTGCATCAACCGCATGAACGACCTGATACCTGGGTGCACGGTGAAGGGGAAGGTCATCGTGGACGATCAAGACGTCAATAGCGATGAGGTGGACGTGGTGGACGTGCGCCGCCGCATCGGCATGGTGTTCCAGAAACCCAACCCCTTCCCTAAGAGCATCTACGAGAACGTGGCGTACGCGCCTCGGTTGCACGGGGTGACGGAAGAGGTGAACGGTAAGATACGCCGACGCAAGCACACTAAGAAGGAGCTGGACGAGATCGTGGAGAGGTCGCTGCGCCGAGCCGCGCTGTGGGACGAGGTCAAGGACCGCCTGGACAAGGGTGGGATGTCGCTGTCCGGCGGGCAGCAGCAGAGGCTGTGCATCGCCAGGACTCTCTCCATAGATCCGGAGATAATCTTGTTCGATGAGCCGTGCTCGTCCCTCGACCCCATCGCTACAGCGAAGATAGAGGACCTGCTGGTGGACCTGAAGAACGATTACACCGTGGTCATCGTCACGCACAGCATGCAGCAGGCCGCGCGCATCTCCGATAGGACGGCCTTCTTCTATCTGGGCGATATGATCGAGATGGGAGAGACCAAACAGATATTCGAGAAGCCGCAGAAGGAGCTGACCGAGCATTACATAACCGGGAGGATGGGCTGA
- the phoU gene encoding phosphate signaling complex protein PhoU, translated as MTPRTTFNHEMEELNKEITEMANASKTAFERAVRMITDTDFSLREDVRELDHRIYELNEQIDRHCLDIIALHSPVAGDLRTVSACLKMIEDLNRFGRYARDIAELIDDFEEGKAFKSFESLRNMSCLVVGMVDDAVYSFLQRDAEKASHLHERDDAVDALYDTIFREILTYMMEDPHKITVGIDLILVARYMERVADHACNIGEYVFYMVTGERLDPKARSGNLEPDVCSRTLDHPAPRNELDEK; from the coding sequence ATGACGCCGAGGACGACCTTCAACCATGAGATGGAGGAGCTGAACAAGGAGATAACCGAGATGGCCAACGCCTCCAAGACGGCCTTCGAGAGAGCGGTGAGGATGATCACGGACACGGACTTCTCCCTGCGCGAGGACGTCCGCGAGCTGGACCATCGCATCTACGAGCTGAACGAGCAGATAGACCGGCACTGCCTGGACATTATTGCTTTGCATTCGCCGGTGGCCGGCGACCTGCGCACGGTAAGCGCCTGCCTGAAGATGATCGAGGACCTGAACCGCTTCGGCCGCTACGCCCGGGACATCGCCGAGCTCATCGACGACTTCGAGGAGGGTAAAGCGTTCAAGAGCTTCGAGTCGCTGCGCAACATGTCCTGTCTCGTCGTCGGTATGGTGGACGACGCGGTATACTCCTTCCTGCAAAGGGACGCGGAGAAAGCGTCCCACCTGCACGAGCGGGACGACGCCGTGGACGCCCTCTACGACACCATATTCCGAGAAATACTAACGTACATGATGGAGGACCCCCACAAGATCACTGTGGGCATCGACCTGATATTGGTCGCTCGCTACATGGAGCGGGTGGCCGACCACGCCTGCAACATCGGGGAGTACGTCTTCTATATGGTTACGGGCGAGCGCCTGGACCCCAAGGCCAGGTCCGGGAACCTGGAACCGGACGTCTGCTCGAGGACGCTGGACCATCCCGCGCCCCGTAACGAGCTGGACGAGAAGTGA
- a CDS encoding carboxymuconolactone decarboxylase family protein, with translation MSECRRKAEKAVKELGEQMGGYVPPTLHHIKNNHPALAVIIKDMDCVINTDGALDRKTKRLIALACVSVRMCEGCIYPQAKVAKNCGATREEIMEALNIAVLTGGVPSWSTARVGITELFEEWDAEDAEKAKMKAKKAPAKAKPKAKKTTAKK, from the coding sequence ATGAGCGAATGCCGCAGGAAGGCCGAGAAGGCCGTCAAGGAACTGGGCGAGCAGATGGGCGGTTACGTGCCACCGACTTTGCACCACATCAAGAACAACCACCCCGCCCTGGCGGTCATCATCAAGGACATGGACTGCGTGATCAACACCGACGGCGCCCTGGACCGCAAGACCAAGCGCCTCATCGCCCTGGCCTGCGTCTCCGTGCGCATGTGCGAAGGCTGCATCTATCCGCAAGCGAAGGTAGCCAAGAACTGCGGGGCCACGCGCGAGGAGATCATGGAGGCTTTGAACATCGCCGTGCTCACCGGTGGCGTGCCGTCCTGGTCCACCGCCAGAGTAGGCATCACCGAGCTGTTCGAGGAGTGGGACGCCGAGGATGCCGAGAAGGCTAAAATGAAGGCTAAGAAAGCTCCGGCCAAGGCCAAGCCCAAGGCTAAGAAGACAACGGCAAAGAAGTGA
- a CDS encoding isocitrate/isopropylmalate family dehydrogenase, giving the protein MTNVDIDAAKEHFGKILKEQLDRVEAMKASASWTDYSKLNKIVIGVVGGDGIGTYICKHAENVLRELLKDEIKAGKVEIRTIDGLTIENRVKHLKAIPDDVLRELKKCHVILKGPTTTPKKGDGWPNIESANIAMRRELDLFANVRPVRIPEQNIDWIFFRENTEGAYVLGSKGVDVDDDISVDFTVATTQGCERIIRLAFEHARKTGSNRLTVVTKANVIKKTDGKFLSTAERVAKEYPEVKWDDWFIDIMTAKLIDPYRRSEFKVVVLPNLYGDIITDEAAQIQGGVGTAGSANIGSRYAMFEAIHGTAPRMVEEGRAQYADPSSIIKAAAMLLNHVGYVEKASKLEMTLDLCTQFEKKVKITGRSDGATGEQFGKYVLETVARKDLEKAWKAAKGK; this is encoded by the coding sequence ATGACGAACGTTGACATTGACGCCGCCAAGGAGCATTTCGGCAAGATCCTGAAGGAGCAGCTGGACCGGGTGGAGGCTATGAAGGCCTCCGCCAGCTGGACGGATTATTCCAAACTGAACAAAATTGTCATCGGGGTCGTCGGCGGCGACGGCATCGGGACTTATATCTGCAAGCACGCGGAGAACGTGCTGAGGGAGCTTTTAAAGGACGAGATCAAGGCCGGGAAGGTAGAAATAAGGACCATCGACGGCCTGACCATCGAGAACCGGGTGAAGCATCTCAAGGCCATCCCGGACGACGTGCTGAGGGAGCTCAAGAAATGCCACGTCATTCTGAAGGGACCGACCACCACGCCAAAGAAAGGTGACGGCTGGCCGAACATCGAGTCCGCTAACATCGCTATGCGCCGGGAGCTGGACCTCTTCGCTAACGTGCGGCCGGTGCGCATCCCGGAGCAGAACATAGACTGGATATTCTTCCGGGAGAACACCGAGGGGGCGTACGTCCTGGGAAGCAAAGGCGTGGACGTGGACGACGACATAAGCGTCGACTTCACCGTAGCTACGACGCAAGGGTGCGAGCGCATCATACGCCTGGCCTTCGAGCATGCACGGAAGACCGGTTCGAACCGTTTGACGGTGGTCACCAAGGCCAACGTGATAAAGAAAACGGACGGCAAGTTCCTGAGCACAGCCGAGCGCGTGGCCAAGGAGTACCCGGAGGTCAAGTGGGACGACTGGTTCATCGACATCATGACCGCGAAGCTCATAGACCCCTACCGCCGCTCGGAGTTCAAGGTCGTGGTGCTGCCTAACTTGTACGGGGATATCATCACCGACGAGGCCGCTCAGATCCAGGGCGGCGTAGGCACGGCAGGCAGCGCCAACATCGGTTCGCGCTACGCTATGTTCGAAGCGATACACGGCACCGCGCCGCGCATGGTGGAGGAAGGGCGCGCCCAATACGCCGACCCCAGCTCGATAATAAAGGCTGCGGCGATGCTGCTTAACCATGTAGGCTATGTGGAGAAGGCCAGCAAGCTGGAGATGACCCTGGACCTGTGCACTCAGTTCGAAAAGAAGGTCAAGATCACCGGACGTTCCGACGGCGCTACCGGCGAGCAGTTCGGAAAATATGTTCTGGAGACCGTCGCCCGCAAGGACCTGGAGAAGGCCTGGAAGGCCGCCAAAGGAAAATAA